In the genome of Dermacentor variabilis isolate Ectoservices chromosome 5, ASM5094787v1, whole genome shotgun sequence, one region contains:
- the LOC142583010 gene encoding facilitated trehalose transporter Tret1-like isoform X3, producing MKVPAPHGPTEAPKDGDTAARGRRRLYLAVAATYFGTVSTGLTCAYSSPALPDMRRTMHISDDFAAWFGALVLAGGLVAGVISGHLLSMAGRRGTMLMSAAWFAAGWLIIAFANSTTLLFVGRFLTGGGMSVASAASTVFVAEVTPANLRGVLNTGCNFVETVGILIAYTMGKWLNYKWLAAACLVPAVINGATFLFYVRESPMWLLQKGRRKEAMEALRFYRGPRIEDEFAALETCTVDVTTKLTFGDLKEPYVYKSFLCSLLTLLMQQGSAISVLIFFAQDILQEADVSIAADDCTIVVGGILSVAFLVATVLADKAGRKWLFIVSTASSAISLAVLGVCFYMKQTKNQHFHDNYGWLPLASMSVYFAGYSLGLGPLPFVYVGELLPLKTKGVATAVCIVLYYCFGFLVTKTYTDLSRLMGTAATYWLYASFLAVTFVLFVIYVPETKAKTLDEIERYFGKKLPSPQLSNVNEVVTSHL from the exons ATGAAGG TGCCGGCGCCCCATGGGCCTACCGAAGCGCCGAAAGACGGGGACACCGCCGCACGCGGCCGGCGCAGGCTGTACTTGGCGGTGGCGGCTACGTACTTCGGCACAGTTTCCACGGGGCTTACTTGCGCCTACTCTTCGCCTGCGCTGCCGGACATGCGACGCACCATGCACATCAGCGACGACTTTGCGGCGTGGTTCGGGGCCCTCGTGTTGGCCGGAGGCCTCGTCGCCGGAGTGATCTCGG GACACCTGCTGAGCATGGCAGGACGCAGGGGAACGATGTTGATGTCGGCCGCGTGGTTCGCTGCTGGCTGGTTGATCATCGCCTTCGCGAATTCCACAACACTGCTGTTCGTGGGCCGCTTTTTGACGGGTGGTGGAATGTCCGTCGCCTCGGCTGCGTCCACGGTGTTCGTAGCCGAAGTGACGCCCGCCAACCTGCGGGGGGTGCTAAACACTGGCTGCAACTTTGTCGAAACGGTGGGCATcctgatcgcctacaccatgggCAAGTGGCTCAACTACAAGTGGCTCGCCGCCGCCTGCCTCGTCCCAGCAGTCATCAACGGCGCGACTTTCCTGTTCTACGTCCGGGAGTCACCAATGTGGCTCCTGCAAAAGGGACGGCGGAAGGAGGCCATGGAAGCCTTGCGGTTCTACCGGGGACCACGGATTGAAGACGAATTCGCCGCCCTGGAAACCTGCACCGTCGATGTCACCACGAAGCTGACCTTCGGAGACTTGAAGGAGCCGTACGTGTACAAGTCGTTCCTGTGCTCCCTCCTGACCCTGCTCATGCAACAGGGGTCGGCGATCAGCGTTCTCATCTTCTTCGCACAAGACATATTGCAGGAGGCCGACGTGTCCATTGCTGCCGACGACTGTACGATCGTGGTAGGTGGCATCCTGTCGGTCGCCTTCTTGGTGGCCACGGTGCTCGCCGACAAGGCAGGCCGCAAGTGGCTCTTCATCGTCTCTACCGCCTCGTCAGCGATCAGCCTGGCAGTGCTGGGTGTGTGCTTCTACATGAAGCAAACGAAAAACCAACATTTCCATGACAACTATGGCTGGCTTCCGCTGGCCTCCATGTCGGTGTACTTCGCCGGATACTCGCTGGGGCTCGGTCCCTTGCCGTTCGTATACGTCGGCGAACTCCTCCCTCTGAAAACGAAGGGTGTCGCGACTGCTGTGTGCATTGTTCTCTACTACTGCTTTGGCTTTCTAGTCACGAAGACGTACACCGACCTGTCACGCTTGATGGGTACTGCCGCTACGTACTGGTTGTACGCCAGCTTTCTGGCAGTGACATTTGTGCTATTTGTGATATATGTGCCCGAAACTAAAGCAAAAACCCTGGACGAAATAGAAAGATACTTCGGCAAGAAATTGCCGTCCCCACAGCTGAGCAACGTCAACGAAGTGGTAACGTCTCATCTTTAA